The DNA window TTGACACTGTGGTGCGTATCCGCGGCGCACAGAGCGTGAACATCCGCTGGGAGGGGTAGTACAGGCTCACAGAGTGTTCACAATTGTGGTCATTGTTTTGCAGTTCTCCATGACGCGGCGCGATCTTCTCAAGATTCTCGGTGGTGGGTTGGGGGCGAGTGCGGGGCTAGGGACGTCTCTCGCGCCCATGGCCCGCGACCGGCAGGACAGCACCGTTCGCCCCGCTGCAGAGGGGCAGATTATGACCGTGACTGGTCCTGTCCCCCCGGAGGAGTTAGGCACGGCCCTTCCGCACGAGCACGTACTCTCGCGATTTGGAAGGCCGCCGGCGCGCCGACCGGACTACGATCTCCGAGACGTGTTTGAGACCGTCGTTCCCATTCTCAACGACGTGCAATCGGCCGGGTGCGATGCCATTATGGACTGTACGGCGGCCTACTTTGGTCGGGATCCGCTCATCATGCACCGCCTCGCTGAGCTTACGGGCTTGCACCTTCTCACGAATACCGGCTACTACGGCGCCGTGGACGACCGCTACGTGCCCGACCACGCGTACGACGAAACGGCTGCGCAGTTGGCCGAGCGTTGGCTTGCGGAGTGGACCGAGGGAGTGGACGGGACCGGCGTCCGGCCCGGCTTTATCAAAACGGCTGTCGACAGTGGCCCTCTCTCCGACATCGATCGGAAACTGGTGCGAGCGGCCGCAAAGACGCACAAGAACAGTGGCCTCCCCATTGCCGTGCACACGTCCGACAACGTGCCCGCCGCCCGCGAGCAGCTGTCGGTGTTGAAGGAGGAGGGCGTCGATCCGTCGGCGTGGATTTGGGTGCACGCCCAGAACGTGGCCGATCTCGACGCGCTTGCGGAGGCGGCCGAGCAGGGGGCCTGGATCGAGTTCGATGGCCTCGCGCCCGGGGACGAGATCGAGCATCACCTGGCGCTCGTGCAGGCCATGCAGGAGCGCGACCTGCTGGACCAAGTGTTGCTCTCCCACGACGGCAGTTCGTACCCGCCCGGCAACGCGGAGCCGCGCCCCTTCGACACGCTTTTTCGCACCTTTCTTCCTCGGCTCCGGGCTGCCGGCATCGACGAGGAGACGATTCGGAGGCTCACGGTCGAAAATCCGCGCGAGGCCTTTACGGTCCGGGTCCGGACGTAAGGACGACATGCACACTACCCAAACAGGCCCGTCACCACCATCACGTCGTAGAGGGCATGGGTCCAGGCGGCGACGCCGAAGCCGCGCCACAGGAAGAGCACATTCAGAGCCAGCCCAAAGGCAAAGCGGAACGTGACGGACGGAAGCGCAAACGGATCGCCGAGGGGACCGATGTAGTGGGCAAGGCTAAAGAGGGCGGCGCCCAGAATGGCGGCCAGCAGATAGGCCGCGTTGTGGTTGTCGAAGAAGGGCCGGAAGAGAAGCGCGAGGCCGCCGACCAGCAGCACGCGGAAGAGCAATTCTTCATAGAGCCCGGCCCCAATGGACAGGGCCAATTGCGTCCAGAGGTCGCCCTCTAGGGGAGGGATGACGGCAAAAAGCGCCGCCACGAGGTTCGACACCAGCAGGGCGACCACGATCGCGTACACGATGCTTTCCCCCACAATTCCGGCGAAGTACCGCCCTCGAACCGGAATCGTCTTGTCCCGGTCCAGGAAGTACGCTGCCACGGCAGCGACGACAGCAATGAGGATCAGAATGAGTCCCCCTCGTGCCCCCGTCATCGCCAGCAGATCTTTGAGCCATACTTCTGTCCCCACCCGTACCGGACGGCTTGCGCCGGTGTTTACGGCCACGATCATCGCCTCGTAGAGCACGAAGAGCGGAAGGGCACTCAGCACGCCGTAGGTGGCCGAACGCGTGAACCGGTGATAGGCCCGCAGACCGGTTGGGGGATTGGAACGCATGCGAATGAGGGACGAGCAACGAAGAAGGGACGGAGGAGCAGAGGTTAGTCCGAGTCGTTTGCGACCCACACCACGCGAAGGGCGACGGGAGGCTTCTTTTCGGTGTCGAGGCCCAGTTCCGTGGCGACAGCGTCCGACACATCCAGTAGTACGCCCTCCTCAATCGGGCCACGGTCGATCACGCGGGCAAACGTGTGGTTCTCGGGGTCCTGAGAGGAGAGCAGCACGACGGAGTTGAATGGGAGCGACGGATGACTCACGACGAAGTCGTTAGGAGCGTAGGTCGTGCCACTTGCCGTGAGGCGTCCCGCGTAGGCCGCCGGATAAATGGCCACGCGGCCCGTGGAATCGGGGGCCGCCCATTCGCCGGGCGGCGGGAGGTCCGTGCCGCCCCGACCCGGAATCGTCAAGCGCTGGCCTGGCTTCAGGGTGTTGGACTCAAGGTCGTTCTCGGCCTTCAGGGCGCGGACGCTCACGCCATACTCGCCCGCAATGCTGTAGAGGGTCTGCCCTTCATCCACGACGTGCGTTGGGGGAGCAAAGCGGCGAGGCAACCGGAGGGATCGACCGGACGAGAGGGGGGCGGTGGTGCTATCGTTGAGGGCGTAGAGGGAGTCGGTGGTGGTGCCCAGGCGAAGGGCCAGGTTGACGAAGGTGTCGCCCTCTTTGGCCGTGTAGCGGCCATACGGGCGTGGGGGGCGGGTGGTGTCCACGGAGGGAGAAGGAGCGTCAGGCGTAGTCGTCTCCTCGGATGCGGCGGGATCCGTCTCTGACGGGGGGGGCTCTTGCTGATCGGAGTTCTGCTGAGAGGGTTGGGACGGCGGAGCCTCCGTCGAGGAGGTCGACGGTGGACGAACGCGGAGCGTCTCTCCCACCTGTAGGTCTGTATCGTCGAGGCCGTTCCACTGCATCAGGGTGCGCACCGACACGCCAACCTCCTGGGCAATACTATAGAGCGTGTCGCCCTCCTTTACCGTGTAGGTCGAGTCCGTGGTTTGTGCGTGCACTGGCGAGGAAAGGGGGGCCAGCGCGACCGCAAGACCCAACATGGCGGCGACAAGACGACACATCGCAACAACGAACTCGGTCAGGTTAAGAACGGAAACGGAACCGTCAGGCAGGCCTCGAAGCTCCGTTTGCGGAGGATGCCTCCGAGCCGTAGGGGCCCGAAGGAGCGCACCAGAAAACGAGGGGACAGCCCAGTTCTTAGAGTCCCTATCAAAACAACGATTAGGCAGGTCCTTCTGAGCCTGTCGAAGAAGCTTCTTGGTGCGGGCAGCCACGTTTAGGGAGCTTCTTCCACGATGGTCAGGAGGACGTGCCCGGTTTTGATAGGGACTCTTAGTCAAACCCGACGCCTTCTGCCTTCAACTTCGCGTCCTGTAGCTCGGACAGGTCCTTCTGCGCCTTCTGCTCTCGGGCCACCGAAATGCCCTGCTCGTACACTGCCAGTGCGTCGTCGGTACGGTCGAGCCGCTCGTACAGCTTGCCCAGGTGGTAGTACGTGCCCACGTAGTCCGGATCCGTTTCTACCAGCTCCTCGAAGAACGCGAGGGCCTTTTCCGTATTGTCGTGCTTCAAATGCTCCTGCGCAAGGGCAAAACGGGTGAACGGATCGTCCGGATCCTCCTCGTAGAACTCCTTCAGCTTTGCCAGCCGATCAGTACTCATCACAGAGAGAACAGTGGTCCATAAAACGACGGACGTACCTGTACGAACATCCCTCCCCACGAGTTGTCCCTAGGAACAGCAATTGGCGGGTGCACGGGGCCCCGCAACCTTGTGCGTAGCACACGCACCCTTCTTGCGACGAGTTCGCAAAGAAAAATGATAGAGCGCGAGGGAAAGGACCTCACCACGAGCCGCCCGCTCCCCNNNNNNNNNNNNNNNNNNNNNNNGCCCCCTCCGTGTCCTCCCCCGCCCCAGAAGATGATGGGAAAGTCTCCGCCTCGCCGTCGCGACCGACGTCCCTTCTTTCCGGTGCCCCCGCCCCGAAATGAGGAGATGACAAAGTAGGCAAGCACCAGCAGCGTAAAGAGGAGGGCCATTGGCATGCCGTCGTCCGACGACGCCGAGCGTGAAGAGGCCGTTGCGTCGTACTCTCCCTTGGTCGCCTGAATGATCGCGTCGGTCCCGCGGTCGATGCCGGCGTAGAACTGGCCTTCGCGGAAGTAGGGGGTAATGACGCGTTCCACGATCCGGTTCGCGATCGCATCGGGGAGTGCGCCCTCCACTCCGTACCCGGTGGCAATGAACATCTGCCGGTCCCCGCGCGAGACGAGCATAACGACGCCGTTGTCCTTTCCTTCCTGTCCCACGCCCCACTCACGCCCCAGTGCCACCGCGTAGTCCGCGATGGGGGCTCCATTCAGGCTTCGGACCGTCACTACAACAATAGCGGTGGAGGTCGTGTCGGTGAAGGCGGTGAGCTTGCGGGCCAGTCGCTCCTCCTCGGTAGAGGACAGCAGGCTGCCCTGATCAAGCACGGGGCCGGACGGACGCGACGGAAAATCGTACCGCTGCGCCTGAGCAGGGGCTCCCATCGCGAGGGCGAGAAGGCCAACGCCGGCAAGAATCAGAATGTACGCACGGAAGCAGCGAGGGAACACAAGAAGGGATCGTGCAGCAATTGAGAGAACTGCCGAGAGCTTTTCTACACCGAGCCCGTCGGCTGTTTTTGTGTCTCGAGTGCTCGGTAATGTCAAACGGCTGAGTCAACTCCGTGAGTCCAGTTCTCACGCATCACGGATTACGCATCACGAGTCTCTCAGTCAAAGTTCACGTCCGGGGCCTGCTCGGCTCCGGCTTCCGCCTCGAACGCCGTGCGCGGCGGGA is part of the Salinibacter sp. 10B genome and encodes:
- a CDS encoding aryldialkylphosphatase — its product is MTRRDLLKILGGGLGASAGLGTSLAPMARDRQDSTVRPAAEGQIMTVTGPVPPEELGTALPHEHVLSRFGRPPARRPDYDLRDVFETVVPILNDVQSAGCDAIMDCTAAYFGRDPLIMHRLAELTGLHLLTNTGYYGAVDDRYVPDHAYDETAAQLAERWLAEWTEGVDGTGVRPGFIKTAVDSGPLSDIDRKLVRAAAKTHKNSGLPIAVHTSDNVPAAREQLSVLKEEGVDPSAWIWVHAQNVADLDALAEAAEQGAWIEFDGLAPGDEIEHHLALVQAMQERDLLDQVLLSHDGSSYPPGNAEPRPFDTLFRTFLPRLRAAGIDEETIRRLTVENPREAFTVRVRT
- a CDS encoding CPBP family glutamic-type intramembrane protease, with product MRSNPPTGLRAYHRFTRSATYGVLSALPLFVLYEAMIVAVNTGASRPVRVGTEVWLKDLLAMTGARGGLILILIAVVAAVAAYFLDRDKTIPVRGRYFAGIVGESIVYAIVVALLVSNLVAALFAVIPPLEGDLWTQLALSIGAGLYEELLFRVLLVGGLALLFRPFFDNHNAAYLLAAILGAALFSLAHYIGPLGDPFALPSVTFRFAFGLALNVLFLWRGFGVAAWTHALYDVMVVTGLFG
- a CDS encoding LysM peptidoglycan-binding domain-containing protein, which translates into the protein MCRLVAAMLGLAVALAPLSSPVHAQTTDSTYTVKEGDTLYSIAQEVGVSVRTLMQWNGLDDTDLQVGETLRVRPPSTSSTEAPPSQPSQQNSDQQEPPPSETDPAASEETTTPDAPSPSVDTTRPPRPYGRYTAKEGDTFVNLALRLGTTTDSLYALNDSTTAPLSSGRSLRLPRRFAPPTHVVDEGQTLYSIAGEYGVSVRALKAENDLESNTLKPGQRLTIPGRGGTDLPPPGEWAAPDSTGRVAIYPAAYAGRLTASGTTYAPNDFVVSHPSLPFNSVVLLSSQDPENHTFARVIDRGPIEEGVLLDVSDAVATELGLDTEKKPPVALRVVWVANDSD
- a CDS encoding tetratricopeptide repeat protein, translating into MSTDRLAKLKEFYEEDPDDPFTRFALAQEHLKHDNTEKALAFFEELVETDPDYVGTYYHLGKLYERLDRTDDALAVYEQGISVAREQKAQKDLSELQDAKLKAEGVGFD
- a CDS encoding TPM domain-containing protein, with amino-acid sequence MFPRCFRAYILILAGVGLLALAMGAPAQAQRYDFPSRPSGPVLDQGSLLSSTEEERLARKLTAFTDTTSTAIVVVTVRSLNGAPIADYAVALGREWGVGQEGKDNGVVMLVSRGDRQMFIATGYGVEGALPDAIANRIVERVITPYFREGQFYAGIDRGTDAIIQATKGEYDATASSRSASSDDGMPMALLFTLLVLAYFVISSFRGGGTGKKGRRSRRRGGDFPIIFWGGGGHGGG